Proteins co-encoded in one Rhopalosiphum maidis isolate BTI-1 chromosome 2, ASM367621v3, whole genome shotgun sequence genomic window:
- the LOC113553623 gene encoding histone-lysine N-methyltransferase eggless-like: MSKQCINFYCQSKENEKLYAAQQSVCNYYNVRYKPYRRVCAACIDKSIQYLDRITTQMKNQECIFNNSYSKKCINIMELSDSDDSNSVNIAGPSTSNPNSQITKLFKSIHAICNKSVKPLVTVQKEKCKNYFISEISNLIAGRDRVNNAMQELDNSLTKLYNNLYKLDKQQKYVFDEEISIVENYEPEMIIDNDVAILITKPLPGLPEDLPKEGRLRRRSLKMGDKVYGIKYSLQPWLEATIKSAVSDTYFSIIFDDGKEKILNNKSLAYINTLRKTQYPVGSRVIAKFQDMNIQLSDKFYVGVVAEPPKYINNFRYMIFFDDGYAQYVYHKDIRLVCGESANMTDDIHENIREFVKVYLQKYPERPMVKFNKKQIVLTNLNNQWCLAKVMNLDASLVQLKFLDIKNKHTKWMYRGSDRLSPINNQMNSNNQDKHIRDTGLVGINKILNRPYIELENLNENEIFINISDNDTEKDSNFASSLDSTPKTQKPQENNGVINIIEISANCPKPLPYKNHQCSHLCMLWVNYDYTQTKYMNVLSIPLHYGFTRSIETDKNEKMKKVIYTTPCGCKIRDEHTMYNYLNATGYGNNQMTINLFNFDCLINPLSSFNVPKEYIRVHDISYEMEFKTISVANSLNDLVPKNMKYITERKPTPGVNLNLDSKFLCGCDCTDNCQNKTKCSCWQLTYESKKNYPNIFKDTNIGYNYKRLYSPVYTGIFECNITCKCAKTCLNRVVQEPLKTSLQVFLTEKKGWGVRTLADIPKGTFVCTYVGEIRTEKDAENDGAINGDEYLADLDFLKTVEEIKEGYESCVPEEESENDNSSTDEEFNPPSYSKSKMSIFESKMSLRKNLQNINTKIDGKHQLSKLNTQQRFKNKHKSMLEYLYKDCGVYTLDAKVSGNIGRYFNHSCDPNIFIQNVFIDTHDLRFPWVAYFALSNISAGTELALNYNYIVGSVQNKKLKCYCGSKNCKGRLL; this comes from the exons ATGTCCAAACAgtgcattaatttttattgccaATCAAAAGAAAACGAAAAGCTCTATGCCGCCCAACAATctgtatgtaattattataatgttcgaTACAAGCCATATCGTAGGGTTTGTGCGGCCTGTATAGATAAAAGCATACAGTATTTAGACAGAATTACTACACAGATGAAAAACCAAGAATGCATATTCAATAacagttattcaaaaaaatgtatcaatattatgGAGTTATCAGACTCTGATGACTCTAATTCCGTCAACATTGCCGGGCCATCAACATCAAACCCAAATTCCCAAATAACCAAATTGTTTAAATCTATACACGCAATCTGCAACAAATCTGTTAAACCGTTAGTAACTGTACAAAAGGAGAAAtgcaaaaactattttatttctgaAATATCTAATCTGATTGCTGGAAGAGATCGAGTAAACAATGCAATGCAAGAGTTAGATAATAGTCTcacaaagttatataataatttatacaaattagatAAACAACAGAAGTATGTGTTTGATGAAGAAATAAGTATTGTAGAAAATTATGAACCAGAGATGATTATAGATAATGATGTAGCCATTTTAATAACGAAACCGTTACCCGGACTGCCAGAAGATTTACCAAAAGAAGGTAGACTAAGAAGGCGCTCACTAAAAATGGGTGACAAAGTCTATGgcataaaatattcactacAGCCTTGGCTTGAGGCAACTATTAAATCTGCAGTTAgtgatacatattttagtattatatttgatgacggaaaagaaaaaattttaaataataaaagcttagcatacataaatactttaagAAAAACGCAGTATCCAGTAGGTAGTAGAGTCATCGCTAAATTCCAAGATATGAACATTCAATTGTCAGATAAATTCTACGTGGGAGTAGTAGCAGAACcaccaaaatatatcaataacttcag GTACATGATATTCTTTGATGATGGATATGCACAGTATGTGTACCATAAGGATATTCGTCTTGTGTGTGGTGAGTCGGCAAATATGACTGATGATATACATGAGAATATTAGAGAATTTGTCAAAGTGTATTTACAAAAGTATCCAGAACGCCCAATggtaaagtttaataaaaaacaaatagtgtTGACAAATCTAAACAACCAATGGTGTTTAGCAAAAGTGATGAATTTAGATGCTTCATTAGTTCAGTTAAAATTCCTTGATATTAAGAATAAGCATACAAAGTGGATGTATCGAGGCTCAGATAGACTAAGCCCAATAAACAATCaaatgaatagtaataatCAAGATAAGCATATACGTGATACAGGGTTGGTTGgtattaataagatattaaatcGGCCTTATATTGAACTAGAAAACTtgaatgaaaatgaaatatttattaatattagtgataATGACACCGAAAAAGATAGTAATTTTGCCTCATCATTAGATTCAACTCCAAAAACACAGAAACCTCAAGAAAATAATGgtgttattaacattattgaaatatcgGCTAACTGTCCAAAACCACTTCCCTACAAAAACCATCAGTGTTCTCATTTATGTATGTTATGGGTTAACTATGACTACactcaaacaaaatatatgaatgtttTAAGCATTCCATTACATTATGGATTCACAAGGTCAATAGAAacagataaaaatgaaaaaatgaaaaaagtaatatataccACTCCTTGCGGATGTAAAATAAGAGATGAACACacaatgtacaattatttaaatgcgaCAGGATATGGTAATAACCAAATgactatcaatttatttaattttgattgtttgATAAATCCGTTATCTTCGTTTAATGTACCCAAAGAATATATTCGCGTACACGACATATCTTATGAGATggaattcaaaacaataagCGTTGccaatagtttaaatgatttGGTACCAAAAAACATGAAGTATATAACAGAACGCAAACCTACCCCgggtgttaatttaaatttagactcAAAATTTTTGTGTGGTTGCGATTGTACTGATAATTgccaaaacaaaacaaaatgttcCTGTTGGCAACTTACCTATGAAAGCAAAAAGAATTatccaaatatatttaaagacacTAACATTGGCTACAATTACAAACGACTATACAGTCCAGTGTATACGGGTATTTTTGAATGCAATATCACTTGTAAATGTGCAAAAACTTGCTTGAATCGAGTTGTTCAGGAACCACTGAAAACTTCACTGCAAGTgtttttaactgaaaaaaagGGCTGGGGAGTAAGGACACTTGCTGATATTCCCAAAGGCACTTTTGTTTGTACATATGTTGGAGAGATTCGTACAGAGAAAGATGCCGAAAATGATGGCGCAATAAACGGTGATGAATACCTGGCAGATTTGGATTTTCTCAAAACAGTTGAAGAGATCAAAGAAGGATATGAAAGTTGTGTGCCTGAAGAGGAAAGtgaaaatgataatagttCAACTGATGAAGAGTTTAATCCTCCAAGTTATTCCAAGAGTAAAATGAGTATTTTTGAATCTAAAATGTCATTAAGGAAGaatttacaaaacataaatacgAAAATTGATGGCAAACATCAATTGTCTAAGCTAAATACCCaacaaagatttaaaaataaacacaaatctATGCTAGAATACTTATACAAAGACTGTGGCGTTTACACATTGGATGCTAAGGTCAGTGGGAACATAGGTCGTTATTTCAATCATTCCTGTGACCCAAACATATTTATTCAGAATGTTTTTATTGACACTCATGACCTTAGATTTCCATGGGTAGCATACTTTGcgttatcaaatatttcagCTGGAACTGAACTagcattgaattataattatattgtagggAGTgtgcaaaacaaaaaactgaAGTGTTACTGTGGATCAAAAAATTGCAAAGGcagactattataa